The following are from one region of the Quercus robur chromosome 1, dhQueRobu3.1, whole genome shotgun sequence genome:
- the LOC126719751 gene encoding mitochondrial dicarboxylate/tricarboxylate transporter DTC, translating into MGDEKKAKPIGVWPTVKPFVNGGTSGMLATCVIQPIDMIKVRIQLGQGSAGSVARNMLKEEGFGAFYKGLSAGLLRQATYTTARLGSFKILTNKAIEANDGKPLPLYQKALCGLTAGAIGASVGSPADLALIRMQADATLPEAQKRHYKNAFHALSRIVKDEGVLALWKGAGPTVVRAMALNMGMLASYDQSVELFKDNLGFGEGATVIGASTISGFFAAACSLPFDYVKTQIQKMQPDAEGKLPYSGSLDCALKTLKSGGPFKFYTGFPVYCVRIAPHVMMTWIFLNQIQKLEKSVGL; encoded by the exons ATGGGTGATGAGAAGAAAGCCAAGCCCATTGGTGTGTGGCCAACAGTGAAGCCTTTTGTTAATGGTGGAACTTCTGGTATGCTCGCCACCTGTGTCATCCAACCCATCGATATGATCAAG GTGAGGATTCAATTGGGTCAGGGATCAGCAGGCTCGGTAGCGAGGAACATGCTTAAGGAGGAGGGCTTTGGTGCCTTTTACAAG GGGCTATCTGCTGGACTACTCAGACAAGCAACATATACCACAGCACGACTTGGATCATTCAA GATTTTGACGAACAAAGCAATTGAAGCCAATGATGGAAAGCCGCTACCTCTTTATCAGAAAGCTTTGTGTGGGCTTACTGCTGGTGCTATTGGAGCATCTGTTGGTAGTCCAGCAGATCTAGCACTTATCCGTATGCAGGCTGATGCCACTTTGCCAGAAGCCCAGAAACGGCATTACAAAAATGCCTTCCATGCACTCTCTCGTATTGTTAAAGATGAGGGAGTTTTGGCACTCTGGAAAGGTGCTGGACCTACTGTAGTGAGAGCAATGGCACTGAACATGGGAATGCTTGCCTCTTATGATCAAAGTGTGGAGCTTTTCAAGGATAATCTTGGTTTTGGTGAAGGTGCTACAGTGATAG gTGCTAGTACCATTTCAGGGTTCTTTGCTGCAGCTTGCAGTTTGCCATTTGATTATGTCAAAACCCAGATTCAGAAGATGCAACCTGATGCTGAGGGGAAGCTTCCTTACTCTGGCTCTTTAGATTGTGCGCTCAAAACCCTGAAAAGTGGAGGACCTTTTAAATTTTACACTGGATTTCCAGTATATTGTGTTAGAATTGCCCCCCATGTCatg ATGACATGGATTTTCCTCAACCAGATTCAAAAGCTGGAGAAAAGTGTTGGTTTATAG